DNA from Planctomycetota bacterium:
TCCAGCCGGGGCTGAAATTCGCGGAATAGCACAGCCAGAGGGTCCGCCCGTCGGGGCTGATGAACTTGCTCGGAAAATTGAGGAAGTACCCTTGCTCCCCGAAGTCCTTCATATAGGACACCATGCGCCATGGGCCGGTGACGGCGTCGGCCTCGAGAATGTAGGAGGTCATCTTGGCCACGGTCGGCCAACCATCGGTTACGCACATCAGGTATTTTTTCAGGCTGGGCACATACGTGGCGGTGACGCACCCCATGTGGTTGTTCCATTCGATCAGCGGTTTGATTTTCTCAAAGTTGTTCGTCCAGATCGGCTTGCCGGCGCCGTCACGGCCGGCGAAGAACTCATAAGCCTTGAGGTCATTGATGGTCTCCGGCGAGGGTTTGACGCGGGCCAGATAGATCTGGTCGGCAGAAATCCAACTCAGGTTGGCATGGGCGAAGTCGCTGGTGCAGCCCTCGACCACCTGGAACACCTCACCGGGCTTTCCAGGCTTGATGCAGGGGCGCGGCTTGGGATCCTTTTCTTCCGCGCCCATGCCGAGCAAGTACGCCTTGCCGTCCGGCGAATGTTCCATGTTCTTGCCGAAATCCACGAAATGCGGCGCTCCCATCTTGACCGGACCGAGAAACTGTCGCGGCTCGGGAAACAGGGGCTTTTCCGGTGTGAGGGGCGAGGGCTCCCACGTCTTGCCGTAATCACGGGAGATCTGGAATCCCGGCATCGGCCCGAGATTGGGCCAGTTCCAGATAAACTCATTGTGCTTATACGACCCGGCAGGCCCCAGGCAGTAGGTGCCGTAATACCAGATGCCGTTGTGCACCAGTGAGCCCGCCGGATAGCGTCCTTTATAGGGCAAAGCGCTGGCCTGCTTGGGCGGGGAAGTGTTGTGTATCTCAAGCCTCAGCGGGTCGTCACCGATCATCACGGCGTGGCCGGTGCGGGCTCCCGCGCCGGACCCGGAACTGCAACCGACGCCGTCCGTCTTGCCGTCGGTCCAGGGCGAATACAGGTTGCCATCGCCGGCCCAGCACGGATAAAAGGTGTCGCCGCAGCGATAGTCGCTGTGGCGGCCGGTAAAGAAAATGCCCGTCAGGCTTGTCGATTTCTGAAACGGGCAATCATCGGGAACCGGGGATTCCCAGGCGAATCCCTTGGGGTCCGCCGGCACGTTCTTCGACTCCTCGGCCATCACTCCAGAGGCCGCCAGCAGACCAATCAGTAGGGTTGAGATTTTCATATATTGCCTTTCCATGTGAACGGCGCCCATGAGGCGCTGAGGAAGCCGCACAAAGCGCGGGTTGGTTCTCAGGTTGTTTGAACTGTGATCAATAATCTTTGGAGTGCTCCCCATTGTCAAGACCCAAAAGCGCTCGGGTTAAGATAGTCTCACAGTCCGACGGTTGCTGGAACGGAAGGAGCCCGTAGGGCGACCCGCCTTGGGCGGGCAACCGTCCGCGCCGCCGCGTTGGCCGGCGGGGCCGGCATCCCGTCGTCCAGGAGGAACGGCTTGCCGTCCTTCCACCCCAGTTTGACCCACGAGAGAAACCAGGTCTTACCCTTGTCATTGTTGCCCTGGTAGAACAGGTACGTCTGGCCGTCCTCATCGACGAAGACGCCGGGGTGGCCCGATTCCGAAGAGTTCCACGACCCCGGCTTTCCGTTCGGCAGGAGCGGCTCCTGGAAGAGGCGGGTCCAGTGCACGCCGTCGGCGCTGGTAGCGCAGCCGATCTGCTGGGGGTCATTGTTGTACCCGCCGCCGTAGAAAAGGTAGAGCGTGCCGTCGCGCCGGACGACCGACGGGGCCTCGATGCACCGGGTCTCCCAGGGCCGTTCGGGCTTGAGGACGGGCCCGTCGCCCACCTGCTTCCAGGCCGCGCGGCCGAAGTCGGACATGCGGTCGGCCACGGCCAGGGCGAGCATCTGGGTCTTCATCGTCGGGT
Protein-coding regions in this window:
- a CDS encoding family 43 glycosylhydrolase: MAESRDLVAWKKVGELLPQQECEKNGLVNGRAIVLDGKVHLFYNTYGNGKDDALCHATSDDGLRFARDPTNPIVRPTGDWNSGRAIDCDVFEHQGRLYLLYATRDPTMKTQMLALAVADRMSDFGRAAWKQVGDGPVLKPERPWETRCIEAPSVVRRDGTLYLFYGGGYNNDPQQIGCATSADGVHWTRLFQEPLLPNGKPGSWNSSESGHPGVFVDEDGQTYLFYQGNNDKGKTWFLSWVKLGWKDGKPFLLDDGMPAPPANAAARTVARPRRVALRAPSVPATVGL